The window GAGTCATTTGTGGTGTATCTGACTGGGATGCCAAAATAGATTTTATCTTGCTCAAAGCACATCCCAGTGAAAAAAAGAGACAGCAGTTtaaaatggggaggaggggaagaggagacgTTTCAGGTCAGCTGCTAGTTCTGCTGGTTGTCTTAAGGAAATAATAATATGGGTAGGATTTAATAGGGAGAAATGTTTCAAAGGTTAAACTTCAACTATGTTTGCACATATTGGCAGCTACTTAAGCCAAAATTCAACCACTCATAACCAAAAAGGTTTCCTTGCTCCTGAACCTGTCAGGACCGGGTAGGCTCATATGCAACAATGACATGGCTCTCTGTCTCTTAGCTTATTTACTCTGCCTCCAAGGTAATTCATTAAGTTCTTTGCTTAGCAACATCTATCACAATTAAGACAGGAGCAGAGCATAACAAGCCCTGCTCAGAATGGGGGACATCCTAATATTCACAGATGTGACTACTTACATTTTTCAGTCTTCCTCCCTCCTCGAAGAGCTGTTATTAACACCATCAAATAATCCAGTAACACAGATCCACCCTCACCCCACCAAGGGGATCCAGCTAGTGACAAAGTCCTTCTTTGTCACATTTTCTACAGAGCTCTAGCTATATGCTGGCATTCCAAGATCACTGGCTGCCCTGGGGGCTCAGATAGCCATCCTGTCATATTGTTGATGGTGGGTCAATTCTACATAATAATCCCCTTCCCCAGGCCCACTGAAATGCTGCTCCCAGAGAGGACTTCCATGACGCCAGGTAGCTCAGACGTAAGGGCACTGCCTGTTAACTATGAATCAGTAGACTAACGTTGCAGTTTTCTACAAGGATTTCAAAGGTTTAGctttctgaagcttgggagagcAGGAGGCAGAGAGGTCTTTAAGGAAAGGAATAAGATGGACAGTCCAGGCAAATGGACTCCACATGCTAATGCTAGATTATAAAGGTATGTACTGAGGTAGCCAGTCATCTTCACCTAGCATAGGTTTTACACAAAGCAGATACCAAGAATTTccttctggctctctctctctctttttcagccACAAGAGACAGTTTTAGTCTCAGCTATTTACTAACAATAAGGTTGGACCAGAGGGTCTCCAGTTCTAATGTTCCATTGTCCAAAATTCcctccagctctgccattctgtTTCTATAATACAACAACTTAGGGATATGTCAGAGATATCCTGCTCAGAGAAACCAGGGAGgcaatttgaaaacaaaacccagaTGGAGGTTTGCAAGATACTAGGACTTTGCTATCAAGAGGCATTAAAGCTTTCTGAAGGGAGTAGACAACCAACTGGGTCATGGCCAGAAGGGTGACCTCCTCTCCCCGAGGGTTCCAATGCTAGTTCTTCATAGAGAGTCAGGTGTAACATTTTGGTGCTGTGGTTTCTCAGTTCCCCACTGGTCTCTGATGCTTTTTTCAAGATCCTCCCTTGAAATGGGACTGGGACTGTGCTGACTCTCTGTgacggtcacatagctaaaagTTAGAAGGAAGATCCCTAAAAGCCCCCTCAGCTTTTTctcacatctcttttttttttccttttttttccctcacatctCTCTTGTCCAGTCCAATAATTACCATCACTTCTCAGCCACCTGGGAGTTAGCTTGTTCCTCCCCTCATGGTCATCAGTGGCCCCCAGATGTGTTCATTTCCAGAAAGCAAGGTCCCAAAGGTAACTTTCTTGTGATCCTCTGTTGGGCCCAACTTTTTAGTTCTTTCTtctgccctctcttttcttttcaatccTTGCAGCTTGATTTCAgcaccttctctttccttcactcGTGATGACAGGAGTCGGGGCTTAGAGCTAGCAAAATTACTGGAGACCCGGATTATACCAAATGGAAAGGCTGACCAGCCTGAGTTCTAGAAGACaggtctaggggcagctgggaCCACAGAGCAGATGGGGAAAACCTTAGTGGTAGGCAGCTATTTTGCCTATGCTCCCAGCCTTCTAGTATGCTATCCATGGAGAAGGCATCTATATCATCAGGACCACAGAGTCCTGTGGACAGTAAGAGGCAGGTAAAGTGAAATTCTGGCTCAGATCACCCCAAAAGCTACTAGGAGAAGTGGGAAGATATCTGCAGGTCCCAAATCTAAGGTCCCTTATCTCACAATGGAGTGCACCTAATTTTACCCAGAGACCtcatggaagaaaggaaatagtgGTCTCCAAGGATGGGTATTTGGTTTAATATCAGCGATACCCCAACATTCATCTCAAGTCAGATGAGCCCTTctgcaaaagaagggaggggaccAAAGGCACTGGATTCCTCCCATTTTCTAACTCCCCTAAGGCAGATTAGtttgtgcctttaaaaaaaaaatcactaaaactTTTTAacgtaaaaaatgaaagaaaaacaaaccaacaaggagcaaacaaaacccacaaagcaataaggaacaaacaaacaaacaagaaaagtcATAAGGAGACACTAGAAGTCCAGCTGAGTGCTGGCCGGGGAAGCAGGCAGGCAGGTAGAGCAAGGACTTTCAGGGTAGGCTGGCAATGTCTCTCTCGGGAGGAGGGCCGACAGGCTTGGGGGCACTCTCATTGGCTTTTCCTTCAAACATCATGACTCTGTTGAGGGTGGGggacaatgagaaaagaaaaactggatTAGATTGGTATATGTGTTCTCCTGCACTGGGAACATACCTTTTATTTACCTAAACTTTTACATGTGATCTCATTAGAACCTTACAAAAAACTTATTCAGGATGGGaatcattactcccattttacagaagaataaaCTGAGACTCGAAATGGTTAAGCAACTCATCCTCACATGGTTATTAATTGGTGGAGCAGAACTGACCAGCTGGGTTttgtggtagaaagagcattgaagctggagtcaggaaaaacctgggttcaaacctcacCTTTGGCACTTACTAGACATGTGATCCTTCTAACTCTTCTCAGTGTCATCTGGAAAAGGGGGATAACGTAATTCCTGGGAGATTCCTAGCTGTGGCACTCTAGTTAAGTTCCATGAAATTCCTGAAGCACTCAGGCAAGACATGCAATTGTGAATTCCATGCAATTCACGGACCACACAGCAAGTTTCAAAGTACACTGCACACCTTTAAAAAGCACTGGTCTGTGGGGAATGAAacctctggctctggctctattTCCAATGATCATAAGACTAGCAGCAACTCATGGCTGGTTCTACCTGGGACAGCCTGGAGCTACCTGAGGGAAGGGCAGTGAGGCACTGAGAAAGTAGGGGACAGAGGGACTACCttctggtaaaagaaaaaaaaaatcggcAGGTCCCAGTCTTGGCTGCTTTCCACAAAGACTTAAAGAAACCAAAGTTGGCAACAATCACTTCAGGAACAGCAATTTTACTACAagaattataaattttttttaaaaaggaaagtccTATTCTTCTCTATTAGGAACCCAGGCAACCTTTGAGAACAGAATAGAATCATTGCTTCGCCCATGGAAAGATAGCAAGAGTCTAGCAGAGTGAAAAAAGACATGGCATGGATGGGAAAGTATAATatctgagctggaagagactccagaggtcctcccattttacagataaggaaactgaagttccaAGAAGTTAAATGGGTTGCCTAGGGTGATATAGCTATTgaacatctgaggcaggatttgaactgaggtctttccgACTcccagtccagcattctatccactatgacattttgttgctgttcagtcattttcatttggGTCCAAccttttatgaccccatttggggttttcttaggcAAGATACcagaacagtttgccatttccttctccagctcattttatagatgaagaaactgagacaaacaggattaggtgacttgcccaggttctcacagctagtaagtatctgagaccagatttgaactcgggaaggtgagtcttcctgactctagggctggtgctctatctacggTGCTACCTCACTGCCCACTATGCCACACTACCTctcaaatataaatgtaaatggatGGAGAGGTACAATACTTAGGGATCAAAAGGTCTGACTTACAGTAATTCCCATTTGTATCATGTATGAAAGCTTCTAGGACCTTGGAGGAGTAATTAGGGTTTTGAGAGCACTATCTCATGGGATTCTCTGCCACTAAGTTTCTATGAGACCTTGGGTAAGCTGTTTCCCCTTTCTAGGTCTGTTTTCTCCTCCAAAAGATGGGGGTTGAAGTAAATAAGCTTCTAAGCTTCTCTCACATCTATTCTGTGATGTCTTCAAATAACCCATATATACCTCTTCAAGGATAAGAAACTAGGGACTCCATGGGATGGATATTCTGGAAAGAGGTAAGGAAGGCAGAGGCAGGAGAGCAAAGAGACCAGTACCAGGGCTGGGGATGAATGCAAAGTCCCAAGTTGGGAAATATGCCTGCATAGAATAGTTTGGGCTTTAGAGACTTGGGGAGGCAGAATCAGGGAGAGCTACTCACAGCTTGAGGACAGCTGAACGTTTCCCAAGCATCATATTCACAAAGTCCCGGTAGGAGATGGTATCACTGACCCCACCTGTCACCTCGGAAATTATCTTCttcatctccaggtgggtctttgggACACCTAACTTCTCCATCATCCGCTTCAGGGACATCAGGTCTGCCAGGGAAAAAGCAATTTACTGAACTTGGACAGGATATATTTGCAAGGAAGACTGCTGGTCCAGAACatgcattttccttttctgtttttctcactttcctcttctgaatGACAACAGGATTGGGCTAGATCAGGTGTCAACCTCAAGGTTGCTCCCCAGtgcaaaccagattaaaatataattggcacttaaccctcattgccccaccaaaaaaaccaaaaaatcaaaccaaaccaaaccgaccaaacaaacaaaaaaatccccaaactatgggggcagctaggtggtacagtagatagaacactggccctggattcaggaggacgtgagttcaaatccgacctcagacatttgatacttactagctgtgtgaccctgggcaagtcacttaaccccaattgccttaacctccccccccccaaagtaatttggaaatgtttaacaaaatagataaaaatacaatacaacataatgttaaattgtagttttctaagtcaatgtgtggTCTATGCAGAAATCctttctgagtttgacaccactggactaAAGGGCATCTAatggcccttctagctctgacattatATGATGATTGTGTcttttaagatcctttctaggggcagctaggtggtgcagtggatagaacaccggtcctgaagtcaggaggacctgagttcaaatccgacctcagacccttgacacttactagctgtgtgaccctgggcaagtaacttaaccccaattgcctcaccaaaaaaaaaaaaaaaagatcctttctagctcaagattttatgattctaggGTTTTTTCTCTATAAAGGTACCAAAGAGTAGGACAAGGTGATTTGGCACCCAAAGGACTGGGTGTTAGTAGTCTTCGGTGGGGATTCTCTTCTAAGGAGCAGCTGACAGATGTTCCAGTAAGCCtgacaaagaagagatgagaaaatgggcctacttccctcctttcttcgCAGAAGACGGAGGCTCTGGTTGTAGAATATTTCATATACTGTCAGTCTTACTGGCTAATTAAACAgaactgccttttttttcctctagttttttttttcctttgttacaaaaGATAGCTCTTTgggtagggaggggaagagacatttggaaataaagatgatatttcttacccctaggataaaatacaaactcctcagcctggAATTGAAGAGCCTCTACAATCtgcctccaacctacctttctgtcCTCATTTCATCCTACTCTCCTTTAATCACTCTATAGTCTAGCTAAACCATGCCTTGATCTTGTCTtgcttccatgcctggaatgtacacCTTCCATATTTCCACTTGATGAAATCCTACTGTTCCTTAAAGGTTCAGCTCAGGTGCCATGTCCTCTGTTAAGTTTTCTCTGATCACCTGCTATAATTTATTTCACTTTACTTCAAAATTTCTTTGGGTCACCTCATTagaattttctttattctttttttttttttagtgaggcaattggggttaagcaacttgcccagggtcacacagctagtaagtgttaagtgtctgaggccggatttgaactcaggtcctcctgaatccagggccggtgctctacccactgccccacctagctgccccagaattttcTTTATTCTAATCACAGTTTACCTTGAACCATACTGCTTAGAATATAAGGttgaaggagggcagctaggtggcacagtggataaagcactggccctggattcaggagtacctgcgttcaaatccggcctcagacacttgacacttactagctgtgtgaccctgggcaagtcacttaacccccattgccccacaaaaaaaaaaaaagaatgtaagcttgagAGAAGACTGCttgcttcattctttctttctttctttctttctttttttttgggggggtagcaatcagggttaagtgatttgctcagggtcatacagctagtaagtgtctgaggctggatttgaacaggtccttctgactccagagccagtgctctattcactgacccacctagctgcccccttgtttccttctttctatttgtgtttccagtgcctagcacagtgcatagcacatagaaagtccttaataaatgcttcctaaaTGATTGATCAATACTTATTTGTGTATGCTTGAGCTCCTGTTAAAACATAAGTTCATCACAGGCTGAAAttgtgtctttatatccccagagcaaTGCACAGGGTCTTCTCATCCAGTAGTTgcgtaataaatgtttgctggattgTTGAAAGAAGTTATAGCAGGGGTCATTCCTGCCTCCCGTTGCCCCCTTCCTGCAGTAGAGGCAGGTCTCTGTTCGTTGAAGCTTCTTTCCTCCCCGAAAGGAACTTCATTGTAGGGTGGGGGCAGCAAGTTGGCAAGCAGACTTGTACTTAATGCAGTTCAGCAGAACAGCAGGTGCCAGCTCCTCACAATGTCCCCCCACCCCACGGGGAAGTGAAGGGGCACCTCCCCAGCTGGGAGGAACTCAGATGCCAAAAATACCACgcagagaaggaaaacaaacaagaaaaaaatgcaggaaaAACAAAGAAGGCACACACAGGCAAAGaacccccctacccccacccctgtgGAGCTGGTGCTTTGGACAGAACCCCACCCTGTCCTcaaccccttcccctccaccaCCCTTGCTCTCCTGTGAAACAATGCATTATCAGCAACCCAGGAGGAGGCTGCCAGGCCACTTTCAAATCTTTGGGAAACAGTGGCTCAGGATGAGAGGGCTGGGGCAAATGGGAGTGAAATGagccctctccctcttcctcctcctcccccttctgcctctctccctcttcccatttctccctctgcctctccctctctcttctctcttctttccttctctgtcttttaaatttttcaacATAAAATTTCATTgctatattttggttttttacagCTCAAGAATTTCTCCCAGTaatcttttggttctgttttggttttttgttttattttttgagcagggcaatgagggttaagtgacttacccagggtcacacagctagtaagtgtcaaatgtctgaggccggatttgaactcaggttttcctgaatccagggctggtgttttatccactgcgccacctagctgccccctctctcggTAATCTTAACCCTATTACCTCTCAGAGAGTCATCCCATAtgacatatattttaaatgtttacatttcCCCCAAAAGACAAGCCCTTTCTCTACCCCCCAACTTCCCACCCTTATACTTTATAAAGGGATGTTTCGTGGCATTTTGCCTACCCAGccctgtaccaaaaaaaaaagggaaaaaagtcacaTCATCCTCCACAAAATACATATTTCATATatcataaatatgcacatatacatgtacatgtatgcatgttcaggacctttgatttcatcaatACAGTGAACTCTCAGCAAGGGAATTCTCTTAACTGATGTGCAGACTGACATCTGCTCTGCAATTTTGCAGACTTAAAGAATTGGAGAGTTGttagggatctcagaggccacctaggTCAGTCCACATAAGAAAGGAATCCCCGCTCTAGCTCATCTAGCGAGCGACCATTCAGTCTTTCCATGAAGATGTCCAAAGAAAGGTTTCTCCATGCTAGGCTGGATAgcctattttccccttttggatggctctaattattaggaaggtttttttcttaatgatgagctgaaatttttcttccttttgagacATCAGACCGCTGCTCTTGTTTTTGCCTTGCGGGGCCAATCAGACCGCATCCAGTCCCTTCTCCAGACAAGAGCTCTTCAGATACATGAAGATAGCTCTCATATGCCCCTtaagttttttcttctctaagacaaacatgcccagttccttcagctgatcctcTGTGGCATCCTCAGGAACCCTGCCTTCCTCTGGATGCTTCTTAAACCATGAATGCcacaactgaacacaatactccatatGAGGTCTGATGAAAGCAAAGTACTCTTGGAAGATATACCCCTTTTAACTCAGTCCAAGATTGCATTGGGGATTTTTTGGTTGCCACTTACTCTTATCGAGCCTGAATTTGCACTAAAACTCCCAGGTATTTTTCAGAATTAttcattcctggggcagctaggtggcacagtggataaagcactggtcctggattcaggaggccctgagttcaaatctggacccagacacttgacacttaccagctgtgtgaccctgggcaagtcatttaaccttcactgcgggggcccccccccccccccccgcctagATGTCTTCAAGCAGAGTCTAGATGACCCCTCATCAGGTATCAGTTGGCTAATGAGGTCCTTCTCccctctaaattctgtgattcttcccTAATCACATACATAGGTGAATGTGGACTCTAACTCAGCACCCCTGGGTATGTCCTCTGTATGCATGCAtttcccttcccaccttccctctccctccccaacctccGTGGAATTTCTCAGTCCTGCTTTGCCTTTAGTGAATTGACTTACCGATTTCTCCTTCATTGTTCAGGTCAAATTCCATATACTTCTCTGGAAGACAGAATGAGAGAGTCTATGTTAGCTGGAGCCCAAAGAAAGCAGCAAACAAGAACTTCATCAGAAGGCCAAACTATCAGTTGGCTCAGGGAaacaggaaggggaagaagaaagagcatGGGACTGAGTCAGAAGTCTTGGGTTCGAGTCCCAGCTCTAAGATTTCTtagactgtgggcaagtcacttaattctgagcttcaattttctcatctgtaaaatggggatgataatgacaCTCCCACAggtacctcataggattgttgtgaatgaagcattttataaaccttaaagaattaagtagggccagctaggtggcgcagtggataaagcactggccctggattcaggagtacctgagttcaaattcggcctcctcagacccttgacacttactagctatgtgaccccgggcgggtcacttaacccccattgccccacaaaaaaaaaaaaaaaagaattaagtaaatgtgaattattatttttttggcagtCTATTCAGAGAATCTGCATATCCTTTCATCCTTATTCATATTCCTCTACTAACATCCAGTTTATCTTCAAATGAGGGgtttaatctctctgagactcaattgTCCTTTCTGGAAAAGAGGTAAGGTTACctgcttcctccttctctctcagtAATACTatgaagataaataagaaattgtGGAGAAACAAGTACATCCATTCATTACAGGTGCAAGTACAAATTTGCAGAATCGTTTTTAGGAAGCAGTCTGGCAATGTGTAgtaaaagttacaaaaataatcATGCCCTTCCACCCAATCTTTGGGAATATACCCTTTAAagagtcaatttttaaaagattaatttgtttttaaaaaaaatttcatagcGGCATCATATAtttaatttcaaaacaaaaactgaaatcaACTTAAATATCTAATAGGGGAATTAAGAGTTAAATTATGgtacatcaatattataaaatactGTAATGCATTTGAATccaataaattgaaggaattttagaaaattttttttttaagtgaggcaattggggttaagtgacttgcccagggtcacacagctagtaagtgttaagtgtctttaGACCTTTATAGAATAATGTaaagggacccccccccccaaaagaagcaaAACTAAAAGGTAAAACTATACTATGGCTGTATAAGAGccaaacaaatgagaaaacagagaattTTGATATGGACTTAGAGACTAAAAGGCcttttgcagaaagtgggatttgagctaagtctttttaaaaaatttaaaatttgttttatatttcattaatggaataaaacaagcatctttataatatagcataatagaaaagatgattgcacacaaaactgtgaatctattatgtacaacttgctattccttttaaatagataataaagttatcatgtaaatttcctcccacctcccttttttttctgagtcttgaaggaagccagagaaacttaAGAGATGGAGCTGAGGGAGTTAAAGAGGACTAAAAATTTTTCACTGaaattaatgaaaatgtaaatatttactaAACTAAGTTTAATTGGTTATATTGATTTTCAgtaatgtttttaataaaatatttaatttttccaaaaaGTGGTCACTGAGATGACATATGGGATATTCTCTGAACCACTTGGAAGAAAGGTAGCCTAGTTATTTATGAGACTGaagcaagaaaagaaatgtaaCGAAAGGGAATGATGTCCAacctctcctcagtctcctttcctggGTTTTTCATCTGTGTCATGCCAGCTAATCATAAACAGCCTCTAAGGTTCCATCTTGAGctccttctctccattctaaactctctcttttttaaaaaatttattttattattataatttggggggggcggggcaatgagggttaagtgacttgcccagggtcacacagctagtgtcaagtgttgtggttgaatttgaactcaggtcctcctgagtccagggccggtgctttatccactgagccacctagctgccccccccccctttttttcagggcaatgagggttgagtgacttgccctgggtcatacagctagtaagtgtcaagtgtctcaggccagattttaactcaagtactcctgaatccaggcccaatgttctatccactgcgccacctagctgcccctagttgtggtgttttgttttgtttttttagggattgtctttctttttgcttatatttatatccccagacaCTCAACTTCCTGTCGCTACCATGCCTGTGCACTGACTgtctgtctctcatgcctgggaGGCTCTGTatcctcatctctttctctcttaagtTTCCTGGGCTTCCCTCAAgcctcagctcaaattccactttctgaaggaggcctttcctggtccacCCTACTGCTAGCACCTTCTCTCTGAAACTGCCTTCCACTCGTCCTGTGTCTATCTTGTCTATATAGCCAGTATTTGCATactgtctccccctttagactgtgagctccttgagggcttaGCCTGCAGTGCtgacacttttctttctttcttttttcttttgttttgtgaggcaattggggttaagtgacttgcccagggtcacacagctagtaagtgtgaagtgtctgaggtcggatttgaactcaagtcctcctgaatccaggaccggtgctttatccactgagccacctagctgccccaagtgctgGCACTTTTgcaagtgcttagtaaatatttgttgcctGACTGATCAGCATACCATAAAGTttgtttgctcagggtcatgaagTTATATATTACTGCTTGTGTCCTCCCCAAGGACAAAGCTTCCTCTGCCCCATGTGTATGGGCCAGTCCAGAAGAGATTCAGCCGCTCACACTCCTTACATATATATTTCCTCTGTGGGGGCATTGCTGGCTGGAAGCTGTAAGGCATGGCCCGACACAGAAGAGCCTTTATGCAGCCTCTTTTCCAACATGGGCTCCATGTTCGTGTTTTCTTTTCATCCCGTGCTGCTGGGAATTCAATGGGCAGAAATCCTGCCCCCCTGCCCCAGTGCAGCTACACAAATGCCCATTCTCCACAGGGGCTCCTGAGACGCTAGGCTT is drawn from Dromiciops gliroides isolate mDroGli1 chromosome 2, mDroGli1.pri, whole genome shotgun sequence and contains these coding sequences:
- the AIF1L gene encoding allograft inflammatory factor 1-like, giving the protein MDFGMSVALSKRFQGGKAFGLLKARQGRRLEEINREFLCDQKYSDEENLEEKLTAFKEKYMEFDLNNEGEIDLMSLKRMMEKLGVPKTHLEMKKIISEVTGGVSDTISYRDFVNMMLGKRSAVLKLVMMFEGKANESAPKPVGPPPERDIASLP